GATGCTGGTGCCGAGCGAGGACAGCAGCATGGACAGCGAGAGGCCGGCGAGCGCCCACCGGACCGAAGGCGTCCGTTGTGCAGGTCCCGCTACTGGTTCGTCCCGTCCAGCGACAGTTGGCTTCAACGTGAACTCCGTACGTGTGGCGGCGTGAGCCGTGCCGGTCGCGGGGCCGATGTCAGTCGCCGGCCGGTCTGCGCCCACGGTGCGCCCGGCCCATAGGGGCGGCAAAGCCAATTTGCCGATACGGCAAACAAACGATCCCCTGGTGCGCGGGGCGTCGAATTGACCGGACCAGACGCGGCGGTCGATGGATCGGCCTAGCGTGATGCGCGTGGCGTGAGCCCGTCCGAACCCCGGCAGAGGAGATCGTCGTGACCACACTGTCCGATCGGCCCAACACCGCCTTGATGGTCATCGACGTCCAGAACGGCGTCATGGCCGATGCGCACCGGCGCGACGCGGTCGTCGCCAACATCAGCTCGCTCGTCGACAGGGCTCGCGAAGAGGGGGCGCCGATCGTCTGGGTCCAGCACTCCGACGAGCAGTTGCAGCAGGGCAGTGACGCCTGGGAGTACGTCCCGGAGCTGACACGCCAGGAGTCGGAACCGCTCGTGCACAAGAGGTTCGGCGACTCCTTCGAGGACACCGCGCTGGAGAACGTGCTGGCCATGGCCGGCATCGGAGCCCTTGTCGTGACCGGCGCCGAGACGGATGCCTGCGTCCGGTCCACTATCCATGGCGCCTTTGTCCGCGGTTACGACGTGACGCTCGTCGGTGACGCGCACACGACGCAGGATCAGAGCACCTGGGGCGCTCCCCCGCCGGACATGGTCATCGCGCACACGAACCTCTACTGGCAGTACCAGACGGCACCGGCCCGCACCGCGCGCGTCACGGAGACGAAGGACGTGACGTTCACGGGCTGAACCCGGCAGGTCGACGGTGTTGAGCGCGATCCGGCCACCACGCCGCCCCGGATTCAGCCGGGTTCGGCGGATCCGACGAGCCATCAGGTCATCTGTCCCGGACTATTGACTCCGAATCTGACAGCAGCGATTCTCGTCGCATCGTTCACGCGGACATGACAATCACGCATGTCCCGGACGGTATTGATCCCCGACCCCCACAATCCTCTGACCGAAGGCGTGAGTGATGACCACCACGACCCGACACTCGCACCGCCGAAGCAGGCCCCTCGCGGTTCTGTCGCTGCTCCTCACCGTCGTGGCCATGGTTCTCGGCACGGCGCCCAATTCCTCCGCCGAGTCGGGCTGGTGGACCCCGCCCGCGCGGCCCGCACCCGACTCGCAGATCAATGTCACGGGCGAGCCCTTCAAGGGAACCGACGCCCAGGGGCAGGTACGGGGTTTCGTCGACGCCCACGATCACCTGATGTCCAACGAGGCCTTCGGTGGCCGTCTCATCTGCGGCAAGACATTCTCCGAGCAGGGCATCGCCGACGCGCTCAAGGACTGCCCCGAGCACTACCCCGACGGCTCGCTCGCGGTCTTCGACTTCATCACCAAGGGCGGCGACGGCAGGCACGACCCCAACGGATGGCCGACGTTCAAGGACTGGCCGGCCCATGACTCGCTGACGCATCAGCAGAACTACTACGCCTGGGTCGAACGGGCCTGGCGCGGCGGCCAGCGCGTGCTCGTCAACGACCTCGTCACCAACGGCGTGATCTGCTCGGTCTATTTCTTCAAGGACCGCAGCTGCGACGAGATGACGTCCATCCGCCTTCAGGCGCAGAAGACGTACGACCTCCAGGCGTACATCGACAAGATGTACGGCGGCCCCGGAAAGGGCTGGTTCCGGATCGTCACCGACAGCGCCCAGGCCCGCGACGTCATCAAGCAGGGCAAGCTGGCCGTCGTCCTGGGGGTCGAGACCTCCGAGCCGTTCGGCTGCAAGCAGATCCTCGACGTCGCACAGTGCAGCAGGGAAGACATCGACCGCGGGCTGGACGAGCTGTACGGCCTGGGCGTACGCAGCATGTTCCTGTGCCACAAGTTCGACAACGCCCTGTGCGGCGTCCGGTTCGACTCGGGCACCCTCGGCACGGCGATCAACGTAGGCCAGTTCCTGTCGACCGGCACCTTCTGGAAGACGGAGAAGTGCGCCGGCCCCCAGCACGACAACCCCATCGGCCTCGCGGCGGCGCCGCAGGCGGAGAAGGAGCTGCCACCGGGCGTCCAGGTCCCTTCGTACGCCGCGGACGCGCAGTGCAATTCCCGCGGTCTCACCTCGCTCGGGGAGTACGCGGTGCGAGGCATGATGAAACGCAAGATGATGCTGGAGATCGACCACATGGGCGTCAAGGCAGCGGGCCAGGCCTTCGACATCTTCGAGTCGGCGTCG
This window of the Streptomyces sp. SLBN-118 genome carries:
- a CDS encoding discoidin domain-containing protein, with the translated sequence MTTTTRHSHRRSRPLAVLSLLLTVVAMVLGTAPNSSAESGWWTPPARPAPDSQINVTGEPFKGTDAQGQVRGFVDAHDHLMSNEAFGGRLICGKTFSEQGIADALKDCPEHYPDGSLAVFDFITKGGDGRHDPNGWPTFKDWPAHDSLTHQQNYYAWVERAWRGGQRVLVNDLVTNGVICSVYFFKDRSCDEMTSIRLQAQKTYDLQAYIDKMYGGPGKGWFRIVTDSAQARDVIKQGKLAVVLGVETSEPFGCKQILDVAQCSREDIDRGLDELYGLGVRSMFLCHKFDNALCGVRFDSGTLGTAINVGQFLSTGTFWKTEKCAGPQHDNPIGLAAAPQAEKELPPGVQVPSYAADAQCNSRGLTSLGEYAVRGMMKRKMMLEIDHMGVKAAGQAFDIFESASYPGVISSHSWMDLSWTERVYRLGGFVAQYMNGSEAFSAEAKRTDALREKYNVGYGYGTDMNGVGGWPGPRGTNTPNPVKYPFRSTDGSAVIDRQTTGERTWDINTDGAAHYGLVPDWIEDIRLVGGQGVVDDLFKGAESYLDTWKASEDHKAGVNLAAGSSVSASSSEWNPFTSYAPARAVDGNADTRWASGWRDDQWLRIDLGAPSLIRRVTLNWEPAYGKAYRIEVSTDGTNWQSVWSTNAGDGGLDTVQFPGTTARYVRVHGLERGTKWGYSLREVGVYSS
- a CDS encoding isochorismatase family protein, whose translation is MTTLSDRPNTALMVIDVQNGVMADAHRRDAVVANISSLVDRAREEGAPIVWVQHSDEQLQQGSDAWEYVPELTRQESEPLVHKRFGDSFEDTALENVLAMAGIGALVVTGAETDACVRSTIHGAFVRGYDVTLVGDAHTTQDQSTWGAPPPDMVIAHTNLYWQYQTAPARTARVTETKDVTFTG